Below is a window of Pirellulales bacterium DNA.
GCGCAGCCCAGGCCGAAGTACAGATTGCCCTGCGCATCGCGGGCCAGGCCCATGGCATCGACGCCATTGGTACTGGCGTCGGGCTGGGGCCAATCGGCCGCCACGACGACCTCGCGGTCGGGCCGGCCATCGGCGTTGTCGTCGACCAGCCGCGAGACGCGACCGTTGGCCGAGACATACAAACCGTCGGGCGCGGCGAGCAGCGCGATCGGCGAGCGAAACTGCGTGTCGTACCAATACGGCTCGACGTGTTCTTCGAGTCCATCGCCGTCGCGATCGGTCAGCTCGTGAATCCGCCCGTCGTAGCCCAGCGCCAGCAGCCGCCCGTCGTCCAGATAGAGCAAATCGTTGACGTTCGGCAGCGCCACCGGCAACTCACGCACCTCGCAGCCGGGTTCCAGCACATGGATCGGCGAACCGACGGCCCGTTCGGCCGCCAGGAGTCCGGCATGCTTGTGACGGAGATAGTCGTCGACCTGTGCCAGCTCGCCCTCGTCCAAGGCCCGCGAGTAAATGAGCACTTCGGCCAGTTCGCCGTCGAAGAAGCCGCGGGCATACGGCGGGCCGGGCTCGTTGCGATACCACCGGCAGCCGAGATGCAACTGTTCGGCGGCGAGCGTTTCGACCGCGCGCGGGCGCCGGCCGTGCGGTTGGCCGTCGAACGTGAACTGAACGCCGGCATCGTTGCCCGAGGTGCCGCGAAGCGCGAGCCGATGAAACTCGCCCAACGCATACCGGCCGTCGAGCAGGTCGCCCGCACCGCCGAAGCCGCGTCCCTCGACGTTGAGCACCTGAAAGTCGGGCGACGCCAGGGGGCCCAAGTCGACGTTGAGCCCGGCCACGTAGTCGTTCGCCTGTCGCGGGTGCCAGGCCAGCAGCCCGCGAAACTCGCCCTCGTTGGATTTCGGCGCCGCCACGAGCAACAGCGTGAAGTCGGTCCATTCGGCGGCCAGCGATTCGATCGCGAGGTGATCGTCCTGGCCATCGAAGCGCACGCGCGGGCCCGCTGGGGCCGAGCCGCTGCCGACCCATTGCGGCTGAAACGCGGCAGCCGGCTGCACCAGGTGCCTGCCGTGTCCGCTGGCATCGCTCCACCGCGCGAGTGGTCCGGCTGCCGGGGTGTCTGAGCCCGGCCGCGTAGCGTCGAGCCAAAGTTCCAGCCCCGCGACGACGGGCAGGCTGGCGTCGGCCCAGGGTTCGACGGCCGACGCGCGCTGTGCCCAGGCGCCGACGACGAGCAGCAATCCCAGACCGATGAACCGACCGCTCACAACTGCCACCTTCTGGACAGAACGCCGAATCGACCCCGGGGCGCGATTATCGACTCCCGAGGGGTGCCCGGCAATTGACGCGCGCCGACCGTCCCCGCGAGAATCGGTCACCATGCCAGGCGTCTACGACCATCACCTGCAAGTTCGTCCCGAGGAGATCGACATCCTCGGTCACGTCAACAATCTCGCGTATCTGCGGTGGATGGTCGACGCCGCGCTCGCGCATTCCCACGTCCAGGGTTGGGACAACGATTCGTATTTGAAGCTGGGTCATGGCTGGGTCGTGCGCGGCCACGAGATCACCTACCTGCGTTCGGCCATGCCCAACGACGCGGTGATCGTCCGCACTTGGATCGCCGACTGGAGCCGCGTGACCAGCCGGCGCCGCTACCTCATCTTGCGCCGCGACGACGAGGCCGTGCTGGCCCGGGCCATGACCCATTGGGCCTACATCGACTTCAAGTCGGGTAAGCCCCGGCGGATTCCCGAAGAGGTGTCGGCCGCGTTCGTCGTGGTCGGCGACGAACCGCCGGGCCTGCTCAGCGACGCACCGCGTTAACGATCGCCGCCCGCGCGTCGCGCTGCGCATGGCCGGCGGCTTCCCGCGTCATGCCGTCCGAGCTGGCGTCAGATCAATCGATCGACCGGCTCGGCCAGGCGGCGAAACGTGGCGGTGGGCACGGCCAGCGTGTCCCACTTGGGTGAGATCTGCCGGGCAAAGTGCACGTACTCGTGCAGCCGCACGCCGACGAACGCATAGAGCCTGCCGCGACAGGCAAACAACTGCTCGGCCGGCAACGGGGCCACGTCGCCGACGACTTCGTAGGCGAACAAGATCAGCGCGGCGAACGACGCACCGAAGGCCGTTTCCCATTGCGCCAGGCTATCGACCTCGTCGCGCGTCGACCAGTTCTTCCAATAACGCTTCTGCCGCCCCGAGGGAAACTGCCGCCCCTTGACGTCGATCAGCCAGTTCCCGGCGGCGCCGGGCGCGTGCGCCGCGCGCGGCGACGAGACGATAAAGTCGAGGCTCTTGAGCGACTCGCGTCCGACCAGCGAGCGCCGCTGCTCGTCGACGGCCACGTAGGGCGCCGCCCGGCCGCGCAGATATTCCTCGAACGCCACCTCGTAGTGGTTGCTGCGTTTGGTCATGGGGCGAGCCATCCGGCGGAAACCGGGAACACCATCGAGAACAGCGAGCGCACGCCGCCGTGCACGCGCGTCGACCGCCAGCCGCTCGCCCAGCGCTGGCCCGTCGAAGTGGCCGCATTCTAACCGCCGCGAAGCGCCCGCCTCAATCCGCGGCGGCCAGAGGTTACAGCATCGCCCGAATCGCCGCGGCGATCTTTTCCGGGTCGAGCGTGTCGAGCTCCCGGGTCTCGCGCTGGGCGAGGTGCTTCACCTGGCAGCGGCCAGCTTGCCATTCGGTTTCGCCGACGATCACCGCGAGGCGGATGCCGCGGGCATCGGCATATTTCAACTGGTCGCCCAGCCGCTTCGGCTCGGGATAGACCTCGACGTTCAGGCGCGCACCCGGGGCCGATGGCCCGTTGCCAATTCCACCCGCCATACGCAGCCCGGCCGCTAGCCGCTGGTAGTCGGCCAACCGGCTGGCCTCGAAGTACGGGATGAAGACGTCGGCCGGGCTCGTGGCCTTCGCGGCCGCTCCCAGCTCTTCGAGCGCCGCCAGCAGCCGGTCCAAGCCCAGCGACGCGCCGATGCCCGGCAGCCGCTGCTTGGTATACAGTTCGGCCAGGTTGTCGTAGCGCCCGCCCGAGCAGACGCTGCCGATCCCCGGCAATGCGCCCAGAAAGGTCTCGAACACGGTCCCGGTGTAGTAGTCAAGTCCGCGGGCAATCGAGACGTCGAGCTTCAAGCAACTCTCGCCCTGCCAGACCGCGGCGCAGGCGCCGCGCAACGTGTCGAGCTGTTGGACTCCCTCGCTGCCGGTGGCGCTGCCTTTGACCAGCTCGGCCAATTGGGCGATCGTCGCCGCATTGCTCTCGGCCGGCTGGGCCGGATCGTACGAGTCGGCGATCGCCGCCAGCTTGAGCACCTCGTCGGCCTGCGCGGCCGTCGCGCCGGCGGCAGCCACGAGTTCCTCGGCCACCTTGTCGCGGCCGATCTTGGCCAGCTTGTCGAGGGCCCGCAGCACGGCGGCCGAGCGCTCGCGCAGGCCCAGGTTTTCCAAGAGTCCGTTCAGCACGCGGCGGTTGTTGACGTGAATCGTAAAGGCATCGATTCCCAGGGCCCGAAACAAATCGGCGATCACCAGCGTCGTTTCGATATCGGCGGCGATCGACTCGGTGCCGATCGTGTCGAAGTCGCACTGCATGAATTCGCGGTAGCGCCCGCGCTGGGTGTTTTCGCCGCGCCAGACCGGGGCGATGTGATAGCGCTTAAACGGCGTGCCCAACGTGGCCACGTGCTGCGCGGCGAACCGCGCCAGCGGTACGGTCAGGTCGAACCGCAGGCCGACCTGGCGGCCACCGCGGTCGGTGAAGCTGTAGAGCTGCTTGTCCGATTCCTCGCCCCCCTTGCCGGCCAGGATCTCGAGGTATTCCAAGGCCGGCGTGTCGATCGGCGCGAAGCCGTATGAGCGGTAGACCGCGCGGGCCGTATCGATCAGCCGTTCGCGCAGGAGCATCGCCGCGGGGAGGTAATCCCGAAACCCCTTGAGCGTGCGTGGTTCAATCACGGTCCCGTCCTTCCCCTGGCACTTGTCTGGCGCGTCAACCGGCCACGGGCAGCAGCGGCGGCTGCGGGCTGCGCAGCGAATGATCCACCTGGCGGCGCTTGCCCTTGCCGCGGCGTGCTTGCTTGCGCTCCTTCGCAGCCTGATCGTCGGACCGGGGCCCCATCACGGCCTCGGCATACTCGTCGATCTGCTCGGCCGTCTCGAAATAGCGGTCGTAGACGTAGTGGTCCTCGTACTCGCAATCGTCGGTCGTGTATTCGCGGCAGATCTGCGGGCGGGTCAAATAAATGCCGCAGCGGTGATCGGCCTGTAGGTGCTTGCACGACGTGTGCACCAGCAGGTACCAGGTCTTCCCCTCGGTGAACAGCGTCGCCTGGTCGTGCAGCAAGTACCACCGCAGGTAATCGAATTCCTTGTAGGTGTGCGGCGTGTCGATCGGCAGGGCGAAGTACCGGCAGCACTTGGCCGTGCAATGGCTGCACAAAGACTCGCCCGGCTTGAGCTTCTCGCGGGGAAACTGCGGCGGTTTGACGACCGGGAGTTCGCTGAGCATCGACATGTCGGGTTCCGTGGCTGTGCCCTACCGCGCGCCGCATGGCGGGCGGTTGATTGCGGCGCCAGCCTAGCAAAGTCGGGCTCTCGCGGCCAAGAGGCCCAGCTCCGCAGATCGTCGCGGACCGTCGAGCCCGATTGTCGCGCGCTGGGCCGCTCGGGTATCTTGCTGGCCAGCGTCATCTCTACGGCCGCCCGTGCGGCAAACCGGACAAGGAGGTCCCCCATGCCCCGCGCGAAGGATCGAACGGCGTCGGCCGCCGCGAAACGATTTCGCATCGACGGCCCGCATCGTCGCCCCGGCCCGCCGGTTGTCGAACAGACCGCTCTGCGAGGTCCCGTGCTCGAGGATCGTTGGGACACGGACGACCCGTCCGACGTTCACCCGCCGCGCAACGAAGACCTGCTGGCAGATTGATCGCGGCCAGCATTGCCCAGCGCCGCGATCCGGCTAAGCTAGCCCGGCATGCGGATTCATGACATTGTCGTTCACAGGCTGGTCGGCGGGACGGTCGACGGCGGATGGCCCGACGGCCATGTGCCCGAGGACGACCTCCACGCGCTCGTCGAGATCGTCACCGACGAGGGCCTTTGCGGCTGGGGCAGCGTCTTTACCGGCCATCGTCTCGTCGAGGCGGGCGTCGACTTCTTGCGCCCGCGCTGGCAGGGCGAAGTGGCGCTCGAGCCCGAGCGGCTGACCGAGAAGCTGCGCCAAGCCTCGTTCTGGCAAGGCCGCGGCGGCACGATCGAGCACGTCATTTCGGGCATCGACATTGCGCTCTGGGACCTGCTCGGCAAGGCGACCGGCCAGCCGGTCTCACGGCTGCTCGGCGGCATCTACCGGCAGCAGATCAAGCCCTACGCTTCGACCCTGTTCGACGAGCCGCCCGTGCTGCGCGACCGTCTGCAAGGGCTCGTCGCGCGCGGGTTCCGCGCGATCAAGCTCGGTTGGCGGCCGTTCGGGCGGCGCAGCGCGGCGTTCGACGAATTGCTCGTTCGCACGGCCCGCGACGCCGTCGGCACCGACGTCGACCTGCTGGTCGATGCCGGCGGCAGCGAGGAATTCTGGCCGCACGGCTACAAATGGGCCCTGACGACGGCGCAAATGCTGGCCCAGTACGACATCGGCTGGTTCGAGGAGCCGCTCGCCCCGGACGACCTGGAAGGCTTTGTCCGGCTGCGCGAACACGCGCCGGTGCCGATCGCCGGCGGCGAGGTTCTCACGCGCCGGCAAGCGTTTTTGCCCTGGATCGAGCGCGGGGCGCTCGACATCGTCCAGCCCGACGCCACGAAGTGCGGCGGGCTGAGCGAAGCGCGAAGGATTGCCTGGCTGGCGGCCGATCATCACTTGGGCTTCGTCAGTCACGGCTGGAACACCGCGCTGGGGCTGGCGGCCGATCTGCACCTGGCGGCTGCGATTCCCGTGGCGCGCTACGTCGAATTCCTCACTCCCGCGCCCTACATCGACCAATTGCTGGTCGAACCGCCGCGCCTCGATGCCGCCGGGATGCTCACGATTCCGCAAACGCCCGGGCTCGGCGTCGAGATCAATCGCGAGGCGCTCAAACGCTTTGCCGGAAGGTGAACGCCGTGCGGCAGACCATCCTCGCTCTGCGCCATGCTCCGCACGAGACGCTGGGCATGCTCGAGCTGCTGCTTGCCGAGCGCGGGCTCGGCTTCGAATACGTCGACACTTACACCGGGGCTTGCCCGCCGCCGGATCGTCGCGAGCCGGCCGGCGTGGTCGTATTGGGCGGACCGATGAACGTCGACCAGGTCGACGAGTACCCGTTCCTGGCGCGCGAACCGCGGTGGATCGCCGAATACCTGGCGGCGGGCACGCCGCTGTTGGGCATTTGCCTGGGCGCACAGCTCGTGGCCAAATCGCTCGGCGCGCGCGTCTTTGCCGCGCCGCGCAAGGAGATCGGCTGGTACGACATCGAGCTGCTGCCGGCGGCCGAAGACGATCCCTTGTTCCATGGGCTCGATGCCGCGCAGCGCGTGTTCCAATGGCACGGCGACACCTTCGATCCCCCGCCGGGTACGGTCCACCTGGCCCGCAGCCAGCAAGTGGCCCAGCAAGCGTATCGTGCCGCCCCCCTGGCTTGGGGCCTGCAATTCCACGCCGAAGTCGATCGGGCGCTGGTCGACGACTGGCTTGACGAACCAGCCGGCCGTTGTGAAATCGAGGCCCTGGACTACATTGACTCAGAGGCGATTCGCCGCCGCGCGGACGAAGAATTGCCCCGGATGCACGCCTTGTCGCGGACCATTTTCGGCCGCTGGGCCGACCTCTGCCGCGGCCGACGCTGAAGCCGGCCACGGTGCCAGCCGCCGCGTCCGCCGGATGGCCGTCTGCGTTCGTCCGATCACCAATTGCGTCTGCCGCGATCGAGATGCCCGGTCATGGAAATCGTCATCACCGCCGTAGGACCCGACAACCGCGGCCTGGCCGATCCGATCGTGCACTACGTCACGGCGCATGGGGCCAATATCGCCGAGATCCAGATGTACGATCATGATGAAGAGCGGCTCTTCGCCATGTACGTGCGGATCGCGATCGGCGACGAGGAAGAACCCGCGCTGCGCGAGGCCATGCAATCCGTGGCCCAAACCACCGGCTTGAGCGTCCGCGTCTGGACGCCGCCGGTCGCGCGCCGCCCGCGCCTGGCAATCTGCACGACGCACCGTCAGGAGCCGCCACTGGCGCTGCTGCGCGCCATCCGCGACGGGCAGATCAAGGCCGTTGCCAGTTGCATGCTGGGCAATCGCCCGTCGTGCCGTTCGCTGGCCGAGCAATTCGGCGTCGAATGGCACGCAATCGGCGACGCGCACGGCAACCCCGACGACGAGCGGATGATCGCGCTGTGCGACGAGTATGAGGTCGACTACATCGTCCTGGCACGCTACATGCGCGTCCTGCCGCCCAGCAGTTGCTGGAAATATGCCGGCGGGCGGATCATCAACCTGCACCACGGGCTGCTGCCCAGCTTTCCCGGGCTACGGCCCTATCAAGAGGCCTATGCCAGCCGGATGCTGACCTATGGCGCAACGTGCCATTTCATCGTGCCCGAGCTCGATGCCGGCAATCAGATCATCTACCAGTCGACGTTCACCGTACCGCCGGGGATGAAACTCGACGACGTGATGCGCCGCGGGCAGGAAGACAACGAGCCACATTGCCTGGTCGAAGGTGTGCGCCGCGTCGTCGAGCGCGAGGTGCGATTGCACTTCCATCGCGTCGTCAGCCGGCAAGGCTGACCGGAGTACCCCCCCATGTCGAGCACGCTCGCCGGACGAATTGCAGCCGCGGCCGCGTTGTTGCTCGCCGTCGTCACCGGGTGCGGCGATGGAAGCACGGTCAAAGAGACGCGCTGGGGCAACGGCACGCTGCAATCGCGCGTGACGCTACGGCCCAGGGCCGAAGGCGGCTATATCCAGGACGGACCCTATACGGTCTGGTACGACAATGGCCAGGTCAAGGAAGAGGGCCATTACGTCCAGGACCAGTTCGACGGCCGCATCGTGCACTATTGGGAAAACGGTGCGAAAAAGGCCGAATCGGTTTGGAGCCAAGGCAGGATCGTCGAACCCTGGAAGCACTGGGATACTCAGGGAAACCCGCTCCCCGACGAGCCCGCTGCCGGCGCTAGCGCGCCGAAGCATTGATCGAGTGGGCCAGCACTGCCGGTACGGCCGCGTTCAGCTGGCGGCGACCGCGCTGGGGCCACGCAGATGCGTCGCGATCCAATGCAGCTCGCGCCAGACGAGCGCGAGATAGACCACGGCGCCGCTCGTGGCGAGGATGCCCAGTCGCACGGCCGCGTGCATCTCGGCCAGGCCCGGCACGAGCCAGCGCAGTGCCGCGACCACCGCCGCCATCACCGCGACGGCCAGCAGCGGCCGACGCACGGCCTTCAGAAAATCACGCCAAGGCATCTCGACGGCGATCAGGCACGCGCCCAGGTAGGGCAAGAACGCCAACAAGTAGGCCGCCGTGTAGGCGCTGGCAAAAGCCAACAGCGTCCGGCCCGGCCACAGCGCCGTGGCGGCCAATGCCGCCAGTACCGCCGCGGCCAACGCAGCGGCCTGGACTGCGAGCCGGCCCGATCGTCCGATGCTCGACAGCACGCTGCCGATCACGTTGATGAACAGGTGCACCACGATCAACAAGGCAAACACGGCCAAGAGCGTTCCCGCGTCGCCCCAGCGCGTCGAGCCGAGCAGCTCGATCGCCTCGGGCGCCGTGAGCGACAGCCCGATGCCCAGCGGAAAACACACCAGGGCAATCAGCCGCCAGAAAGTAGTGAGCAACGTCAGGTAAGTTGCCCGATCGCCGCGGGCGCGTGACAGGGCCGGCAACATCACCCCAGTCAGCGGCGTGCTCAGCGCGCTGACGGGCTTCATGGCGATACCGTACGCTTGGCCGTAGAGCCCCAAGGCGCGTTCGCCGAGCAGGACGCCGATCAGCACCTTGTCGGCGTTGGCCGCGATCCAGAACAACACGCCGCTAATGGCGTAGTTGCCGCCGAACCGGATCAGGTGCAGCACGTTCGCCCCGCGGCGCGGGCGCCCTGGCCACCAGGGATGCAGCCACCAGTAACCGGCGGCGATCAGCCCCCATTCGACGTACTGTTCGAGCACCAGGGCCCAGGCCCCCCAGCCATACCAGGCCATGGCCACGGCCGCGGCACCACCGATCGCCTGGCCGACCACGCGCACCAGCGCCACCCAGCCCAAGCGCAGCTCGCGCTCGAGCATCACCTGGTGCTGCACGCCCCACGTCGTGGCCCACAGCGTTCCTGCCAGGGCGATGCCCAGCGGCACCAGCTCGGGCCTGCCGTTGAGCCAGGCCGCGACCGGTGCGAGCGCCGCCACTCCGAGCGACGTCACGATGCCGACGAGCTGATTGATCCAGAACAGGGCCGAAGCCTCGGCCACGGCCAACTCGGGCTGCTGCACGCCGGCGACGTACAACCCACCGGTGGTGAAAATGCGTCCGAACAGCACCAAGGGGAGCACCATGCCGACCAGTCCGAACGGCTCGGGCCCCAGCAGCCGCAACAGGGCCGAGAGGATCAGTACGGACATCACGTGCCCCGTCGCCTGGCAGGCCACGACGGCCAACGACCCGCGGCGTACCGATCGCGCCAGGTCGGCGCCGGCCAGCGGTGGCGTGGGCTTGCGCGTCGACATCAGGCGTTCTCGTGAGTGCCGGTAGCCAGCAGCCTGCGCCGCGCGGCGCGGTTTTCGCCCGCCGGCGCGACGCTCGGGCAAGGATTGCCGGCGACGCCCTGCGGGAGTGGCCGGGGCCGGACTCGCCGGTCGATGCTATTCGGCGTGGCGCGGCCGGCCCGCTGCCAGCAACGGCGCGCCAGCATCGAGGAACCTATCGCATGGCACCCTGCCTGATCATCGCCGCGGCGCTCGTCGCCGGCTCGCCGATTTGCGCGACAGACAACCTGGTGCCGTACGCCATGCGCAAGAGTTGCTGCCGGAGCTTGCCCTACTACGGCATCGCGCCTGGCTGCGGCACCCCGGTCCCGGGGCCGGCGTTCGACTATCGCACCGAGTTCGATTATCCCTGGTTCCACGAGCAGTACCGCGCCGCGGCCGCCCAAGCCCAGTGGGAGCACGACGTCTATCAAGGGAGCCTGGGCCGGCGAGCGCCCGGCGCCCCGCGCCGTCTGCCCGTGGCGACCGAGCCTGCGCGCACCGTTACGCGTGCGCCTCATCTCCCGAGCCCGCGGCGATAGCGCCAGATGCACCGCAGGGCGCTGATCCCGTCGCGCCAGGTGATCTTCTTGCCCTGCGCATACGTGCGTCCGCGGTAACTGATGGGCCGTTCGTAAATGCGGATGCCAGGAATGCTGGCCACCTTGGCCGTCAATTCCGGCTCGATGCCGAAGCGGTTCTCGCGCAGCGTGGGTGCAATCTGCTGGATCACCTCGCGCCGGAAGACCTTGTAACAGGTCTCCATGTCGCTCAGGTTCAAGTTCGTAAAGCAGTTCGAAAGCGTCGTCAGCAAACGATTGCCCACATAGTGCCAGAAATAGAGCACGCGTTGGTTGTCGCCGCTAAACCGGCTGCCGAACACCACGTCGGCCGACTCCTCGACGATCGGCTGAATCAGCTTGCCGTATTCGCCCGGGTCGTACTCCAGGTCGGCGTCCTGGATGATCACCACCTGGCCCGTGGCATGTTGAAAGCCCGTGCGCAGCGCCGCGCCTTTGCCCTGGTTTTGTTCGTGAAAGATGATCTGCAGGTCGCTCTGGCCGCGCCACGAGTCGAGCAGGGCCCGGGTGCCGTCCGTACTGCCGTCGTCGACCAGGATGATCTCGACCGGGACCCCGGAGCCGCGGACGCGTTCGACCAATTCACCCAGCGTGGCCACCTCGTTGTAGACCGGAATCACGACCGACAGGCGGAAGCCCTCGGGCAGACGGAAGACGCCCAGCCGCCGGCAGAGATCGTGCCCCAAGAGCCGTTCGAGCAACTCCACGCGCTCGGGGGCCAGGGCCGGCATGGCGCCGAGGCGGTCGGTCTCGGCCAGCGCGGCCAGCCAGCTTCGCAGTTCGTCCTGTTCGAGCGAGGCCATATTTGCTTTTGCAATTCCAGCCAATTCTAGACGGGTCTCACCTCAAAGGTTAACCTACAAAGCTTTGGCCGGGGTCAATTTGGGAACCCGGTTTTCCGGTTTTCTCCCAGCCCGGCCAGCGCGGCTATCGCGGAAGAGGTTTATGGCGGAAAAAGAGGAAGGCATCGAGGTCGAAGGGGTCGTCACGCAGGCCCTGGCCAACACGCGGTTTCGCGTCACGATCGACGGCGGTCATGAGGTCATCGCACACGTCGCCGGCAAAATGCGCAAGAACTTCATCCGCATCGTCCCTGGCGATCGCGTCAAGGTCGAGCTCTCTCCCTACGATCTGACCCGCGGGCGGATCGTGTTCCGCGAGCGGTAACAGCGCGCGGCCGCGATGTCGCGCGATGTGCGCATTGCGGACGTCAGGCATAAAGCGCGCGCACCGGCGCGCCCGGCGCCACGTCGTGCGGGCGATTCTGGCGATCGTAAATCCGCTGGCTCAGATCGACGCCCAGCAAGTCGAGAATCGTGGCGGTCAGCTCCGGCGGCGTGATCGGTTGGCTGGCCACATAAGCGCCGCGGTCGTCCGACGATCCGTACACGCGCCCGCGCGCAATGCCGCCGCCGGCCATGAGCACCGAATAAGCGTGCGGCCAATGGTCGCGCCCGGTCGCGTCGGTTGCCGCGTTCATCACCACCCGGCCGATGCGGGGTGTGCGGCCGAATTCGCCCAACACGACGATCAGCGTGTCGTCGAGCAGACCGCGCTCGTCCAGGTCGCCTAAGAGCGCTGCCAACCCGCGGTCGACCGGTGGAATCAGCTTCCGCTCGAGCGTGTTGAAATTGTCCTTGTGCGTGTCCCAAAACGGGCTCTTCACGTCGCTGCCGTCTTCGTGCCAATTGACCGTGACCAGCGCCGTACCGGCCTCGACCAGCCGCCGGGCGAGCAGCAGCGCCTGCCCAAAGGGGCTCGCACCGTAGCGCTCGCGCAGCGCGGCCGGTTCTTGCTCGAGTGCGAACGCCCGCCGCGCGCGCGCCGAGGCCACCAAGGCGAAGGCCTGCGCGTAGAGCGTGTCTTTCTGGGCTTCGAGCTCGTCGGCGCTGGCCGCAAGCTCACGATCGAGTCGTGCCAGCAGATCGTGCCGCGCGGCGAGTCGATCGAGCGTGATGCCGGCCGGCAGCTCGACGCCCGCGACGTGAAATTGGGCCGTGTTCGGTTCGGCGCGAATCAGCCAAGGGTCGAATCCACGCCCCAGGAAGCCGGCCGTCTCGCCGGCATACTCCTGAGGCAGGTCGAGAAACCGGTTCCAGCGCGGCACGGTGATCGCCTGCGGAAACGGGGCCCGGGGCTGCCGCAGCCGGGCCACGAGCGAACCGAGGCTGGGAAAATCGCTCGGGTCGGGCGCAGCGTCGAGGTCGGGTCGCGCATGGGGCCGGCCGGTGAAGGCGTAATAGAGCCCATAGCCGTGCCGCGGATGCTCGTGATGCATCGAACGCACGATCGTGAGCTTGTCGGAGACCTGGGCCAGGTGCGGGAAATGCTCGCAGATCTCCAGGCCCGGCACGCGCGTCGCGATCGGTCGAAACGGCCCGCGAAAGTCGGTCGGCGCATCCGGCTTGAGGTCCCACGTATCGAGCTGGCTGGGACCGCCGAACAAATACACGAAAATGCACGCCTGGGCCTTGGCCGGCAGTCGCAACGGGGCGCCGCTCGACGATTCCGGCGACTGGGCCCGTGCGCAGCGCGCCGCCAGCAATTCCGGCAGCCCGAGCCCCAAGGCCGCCAGCGAACCGACGTGCAACACGTCGCGCCGCGAGAGGCGATCGCAGAGCGAATGAGGCTGGCCATCGAAGCGCAGCATAAGAGCGTCGCTTTTTGTGCGAGATGCCCAGACGCGCCCCGCGGCCTGCGGCACGCGAGCATTCTAGGCCCCCGGACACCGCCCCGCCAAACTCCGCGCGCGACCCCGGGCAGGCGTGAGGCGGTTCAGCCGGCCGCCGCTTCGACCCTGGCCACCAGGCGTTCGACGTCGCTCGTTTCCCACGCGCGGTCGGTGACGCCCAACGGGGCGCGGGGCGGCCCGATATCCAGGTCGAACTTCAACTGCATCGCCGCACGCAGAAACGTCCAGATCGACCCGCTCGCCAGGATCGCGTCGATCGCCTCTTGGAACGTGAGCATGAATTCGCGCCCGCGGCGAAAATCGCCGGCGACGAATGCTGCCCGGGCGCGCTGG
It encodes the following:
- a CDS encoding glycosyltransferase family 2 protein, whose product is MASLEQDELRSWLAALAETDRLGAMPALAPERVELLERLLGHDLCRRLGVFRLPEGFRLSVVIPVYNEVATLGELVERVRGSGVPVEIILVDDGSTDGTRALLDSWRGQSDLQIIFHEQNQGKGAALRTGFQHATGQVVIIQDADLEYDPGEYGKLIQPIVEESADVVFGSRFSGDNQRVLYFWHYVGNRLLTTLSNCFTNLNLSDMETCYKVFRREVIQQIAPTLRENRFGIEPELTAKVASIPGIRIYERPISYRGRTYAQGKKITWRDGISALRCIWRYRRGLGR
- the infA gene encoding translation initiation factor IF-1, producing MAEKEEGIEVEGVVTQALANTRFRVTIDGGHEVIAHVAGKMRKNFIRIVPGDRVKVELSPYDLTRGRIVFRER
- a CDS encoding DUF1501 domain-containing protein, whose product is MLRFDGQPHSLCDRLSRRDVLHVGSLAALGLGLPELLAARCARAQSPESSSGAPLRLPAKAQACIFVYLFGGPSQLDTWDLKPDAPTDFRGPFRPIATRVPGLEICEHFPHLAQVSDKLTIVRSMHHEHPRHGYGLYYAFTGRPHARPDLDAAPDPSDFPSLGSLVARLRQPRAPFPQAITVPRWNRFLDLPQEYAGETAGFLGRGFDPWLIRAEPNTAQFHVAGVELPAGITLDRLAARHDLLARLDRELAASADELEAQKDTLYAQAFALVASARARRAFALEQEPAALRERYGASPFGQALLLARRLVEAGTALVTVNWHEDGSDVKSPFWDTHKDNFNTLERKLIPPVDRGLAALLGDLDERGLLDDTLIVVLGEFGRTPRIGRVVMNAATDATGRDHWPHAYSVLMAGGGIARGRVYGSSDDRGAYVASQPITPPELTATILDLLGVDLSQRIYDRQNRPHDVAPGAPVRALYA